One Methylomonas sp. LL1 DNA window includes the following coding sequences:
- a CDS encoding argininosuccinate synthase, with translation MSEVKKVVLAYSGGLDTSVILKWLQDVYQCEVVTFTADIGQGEELEPARAKATAAGIKQIYIDDLREEFARDFIFPMFRANTIYEGEYLLGTSIARPLIAKRLIEIANETGADAISHGATGKGNDQVRFELGAYALRPDIKVIAPWREWDLNSRQKLLDYAEQHGISVEMKKGKTSPYSMDANSLHISYEGRILENPWTEPEEDMWRWTVSPENAPDQATYVELTYQNGDIVAIDDVPHTPHQVMEKLNKIAGANGVGRLDIVENRYVGMKSRGCYETPAGTVMLRAHRAIESLTLDREVAHLKDELMPRYASLIYNGYWWSPERSMLQTMIDASQVHVNGKVRVKLYKGNVIVVGRASDNSLFDENIATFEEDGGAYNQKDAEGFIKLNALRMRIAAKKGR, from the coding sequence ATGTCCGAAGTCAAAAAAGTCGTATTGGCCTATTCAGGCGGTCTGGATACCTCGGTTATTCTCAAATGGTTGCAGGATGTCTACCAATGCGAGGTGGTGACATTTACCGCCGACATCGGCCAGGGCGAGGAATTGGAGCCGGCGCGGGCCAAGGCCACTGCCGCGGGGATTAAGCAAATCTATATCGACGATTTGCGCGAGGAATTCGCCCGTGACTTTATCTTCCCGATGTTCCGGGCCAACACGATTTACGAAGGCGAGTATTTGCTGGGAACTTCGATTGCCCGGCCGCTGATTGCCAAACGGTTGATCGAGATTGCCAATGAAACCGGCGCCGATGCGATTTCGCATGGCGCGACCGGTAAGGGTAATGACCAAGTGCGTTTCGAGTTGGGCGCCTATGCGCTGCGCCCTGATATCAAGGTCATCGCGCCTTGGCGGGAATGGGATTTGAACTCACGGCAAAAACTGCTGGACTACGCCGAGCAACACGGCATTTCGGTGGAGATGAAAAAAGGCAAAACCTCGCCTTATTCGATGGATGCCAACTCGCTGCATATTTCCTACGAAGGCCGTATCTTGGAAAATCCTTGGACCGAGCCGGAAGAGGATATGTGGCGTTGGACCGTCTCACCGGAAAACGCTCCCGATCAAGCGACCTATGTCGAGTTGACCTATCAAAACGGTGACATCGTTGCCATCGATGATGTGCCGCACACGCCGCATCAAGTCATGGAGAAGCTGAACAAAATCGCCGGCGCCAATGGGGTAGGGCGACTGGACATCGTCGAAAACCGTTATGTTGGCATGAAGTCGCGCGGCTGCTATGAAACTCCGGCCGGTACTGTGATGCTCAGAGCGCATCGGGCCATCGAGTCGTTGACGCTGGATCGCGAAGTAGCACACTTGAAAGATGAGTTGATGCCGCGTTATGCCTCGTTGATTTACAACGGTTACTGGTGGAGTCCCGAAAGAAGTATGCTGCAAACCATGATCGACGCCTCGCAGGTTCATGTAAACGGCAAGGTGCGGGTGAAATTGTACAAGGGCAATGTCATCGTGGTCGGCCGCGCATCGGATAATAGTCTGTTCGATGAAAATATCGCCACATTCGAGGAAGATGGCGGCGCTTACAATCAAAAAGACGCCGAGGGTTTTATCAAGCTGAATGCCTTGAGAATGCGGATTGCCGCCAAAAAAGGCCGATAA
- the waaA gene encoding lipid IV(A) 3-deoxy-D-manno-octulosonic acid transferase produces the protein MRRLYTLLFYVGLPAVLLRLYWRGFKAPEYRRRWQERLGFYNKESGQPVVWFHCVSVGEAEAAFPLIRLMQAEHPGQRFLVTTTTPTGSARVSDVLADRVEHVYLPYDVQLVLARFFEHFRPKMAVFMEKEIWPNLFAQCAERQIPLFVINARLSARSARAYLKIPALVKPALQCVTQIATQTEEDRLRFIEIGAVAERVTTLGNIKFDLAIDNSVIAAGQTLKQQSFTGRFVWIVASTHQGEEEQLLQVFAQLKQRIPQILLMIAPRHPERFQNVKKLCLDQGLRVVMRSENQPVAENVDVYIADSMGELKMLYAAADAAFVGGSLVPVGGHNVLEPALVGVPVLFGPQMFNFKEIAERILAEEAAVQCRNLDQIAETLSRIHADVGYRSKLTAKAKAFVLRNQGATRRIADLLSRRL, from the coding sequence GTGCGTCGGCTTTACACCTTGCTGTTCTATGTTGGCTTGCCGGCCGTGTTGTTGCGGCTTTACTGGCGTGGTTTCAAGGCCCCTGAGTACAGGCGCCGATGGCAAGAGCGCTTGGGCTTTTATAACAAGGAATCCGGGCAGCCCGTGGTTTGGTTTCATTGTGTGTCGGTAGGCGAGGCCGAGGCGGCATTCCCGTTGATCCGGTTGATGCAAGCCGAGCATCCCGGCCAACGATTTTTGGTGACCACTACCACGCCGACCGGTTCCGCTCGGGTAAGCGATGTGCTGGCGGATCGGGTCGAACATGTCTATCTGCCTTATGATGTGCAGCTTGTTCTGGCACGCTTCTTCGAGCATTTTCGCCCGAAAATGGCGGTGTTCATGGAAAAGGAAATCTGGCCCAATCTGTTTGCGCAGTGCGCCGAGCGTCAAATTCCTTTATTTGTGATCAATGCCCGTTTGTCGGCGCGTTCGGCGCGAGCCTATCTAAAAATTCCGGCCTTGGTTAAGCCGGCTTTGCAATGCGTTACCCAAATTGCCACTCAAACCGAGGAAGACAGGTTGCGGTTTATTGAAATCGGTGCCGTAGCGGAGCGGGTGACGACCTTAGGTAATATCAAGTTCGATCTTGCGATTGACAACAGCGTAATCGCAGCAGGACAAACGCTAAAACAGCAAAGCTTTACCGGTCGTTTTGTCTGGATTGTGGCCAGCACCCACCAAGGCGAGGAAGAGCAGTTATTGCAGGTGTTTGCCCAATTAAAGCAACGGATTCCACAAATCCTATTGATGATTGCGCCGCGGCATCCTGAGCGGTTTCAGAACGTGAAGAAATTATGTCTGGATCAAGGTCTGAGAGTGGTGATGCGCAGTGAAAATCAGCCTGTTGCCGAGAATGTTGATGTTTATATTGCCGACAGCATGGGCGAGTTGAAGATGCTGTATGCGGCGGCGGATGCGGCGTTTGTCGGCGGCAGTCTGGTGCCGGTCGGTGGGCATAACGTACTGGAGCCGGCCTTGGTCGGTGTGCCTGTGTTGTTCGGGCCGCAGATGTTTAATTTCAAGGAAATCGCCGAGCGTATATTGGCCGAGGAAGCGGCCGTGCAGTGCCGCAATCTTGATCAGATTGCCGAAACGCTGTCGCGGATACATGCCGATGTCGGTTATAGAAGCAAGTTGACCGCCAAAGCCAAAGCTTTCGTATTGCGCAATCAGGGTGCGACGCGACGCATAGCCGATTTGCTGTCTCGGAGGCTTTAA
- a CDS encoding VPLPA-CTERM sorting domain-containing protein, which translates to MNSLLKILTAATLVSGTYLTPAQAANSLEINGSLFQQIGGSTFDVWKIVMPTAGSFKVNVLAYESTDNSTTNAVDLNGDGEFTYIDPDTHFWKDDGSANSLLNAANHLARCDDIANNCSAVDTPGFKLTDLGAAFGASDGSIHYQRDPAYEVTLAAGNYLFVMADYRLTETEAASGINTSDTIRNTIVGGYGDYRVVFSSDNLQFSLSGNTIAVSQVPVPAAVWLFGTALVGMVGVGRRKLFATA; encoded by the coding sequence ATGAATTCATTGCTTAAAATCCTTACGGCCGCCACACTGGTCAGCGGCACCTATCTGACGCCCGCGCAAGCGGCTAATTCCCTGGAAATCAACGGCAGCCTTTTTCAGCAAATCGGTGGTTCGACTTTCGATGTTTGGAAAATCGTCATGCCGACAGCCGGTAGTTTCAAGGTGAACGTGTTAGCTTACGAAAGCACGGATAACTCAACGACAAATGCTGTCGATCTCAACGGCGATGGTGAATTTACCTATATCGACCCGGATACCCATTTTTGGAAGGATGACGGCAGCGCCAATTCGCTACTAAACGCAGCGAATCATTTGGCCCGTTGTGATGATATTGCCAACAATTGTTCAGCCGTCGACACACCTGGCTTTAAATTGACCGACCTGGGCGCAGCCTTTGGTGCCAGTGACGGCTCGATTCACTACCAGCGCGATCCCGCATACGAGGTAACGCTGGCCGCAGGCAATTACTTGTTTGTGATGGCGGATTATCGTTTGACGGAGACCGAGGCGGCTTCTGGCATCAATACAAGCGATACTATCCGCAATACCATTGTCGGAGGATATGGCGATTATCGAGTCGTGTTTAGCTCTGATAACCTTCAATTTAGCCTATCCGGCAACACCATCGCCGTCTCTCAAGTTCCGGTGCCCGCAGCCGTCTGGTTGTTCGGCACTGCATTGGTCGGGATGGTTGGTGTGGGTCGCCGCAAATTGTTTGCCACGGCTTGA
- a CDS encoding VPLPA-CTERM sorting domain-containing protein produces the protein MIQFKKLAIAGAIAASIMGATAAEAHVSYHLDAAGGQAPNVNGSDATGSWTGGAPSYDGNLPVTWVANIHHVDTVYEISAADAINNKGAASNFVLESINNKWKPASSWGNALDFGLINMEVAGNLTITVEADSSLASTFAPGFTLWSGWDATATSSKHGSWNANPFAPTTRGSNELTYVGHAATTVDGGSVTYTFNNLAAGNYSLWVGGNGTDNVNEFYKASMSVAAVPVPGAVWLFGSAIAGLVGFGRRKAAVTA, from the coding sequence ATGATTCAATTTAAAAAACTGGCTATCGCGGGAGCAATTGCCGCTTCAATCATGGGTGCAACTGCTGCTGAAGCGCATGTTTCCTATCATTTGGATGCAGCCGGCGGACAAGCTCCAAACGTCAATGGTTCCGATGCAACCGGCTCTTGGACGGGTGGTGCACCTTCTTATGACGGTAATTTGCCTGTCACCTGGGTGGCCAATATTCACCATGTTGATACTGTTTACGAAATATCGGCGGCTGATGCGATCAACAACAAGGGGGCTGCATCAAATTTTGTTTTGGAATCCATTAACAATAAATGGAAGCCAGCTTCAAGCTGGGGTAATGCGTTGGATTTCGGTCTGATCAATATGGAAGTGGCTGGAAACTTGACCATTACGGTCGAAGCCGATTCCAGTCTGGCTTCCACATTCGCTCCTGGTTTTACCTTGTGGAGTGGTTGGGATGCTACAGCTACCAGCAGCAAGCACGGTTCATGGAACGCAAACCCTTTTGCACCAACCACGCGTGGTAGTAACGAATTGACCTATGTCGGCCACGCGGCAACCACTGTGGACGGTGGTTCAGTAACATATACCTTTAATAACCTGGCCGCTGGTAACTACAGTTTGTGGGTTGGGGGCAATGGCACTGACAATGTGAATGAGTTCTATAAAGCAAGTATGTCGGTAGCTGCGGTTCCCGTCCCTGGCGCGGTCTGGCTGTTCGGTAGCGCCATCGCCGGTTTGGTCGGCTTTGGCCGCCGTAAAGCGGCAGTGACTGCGTAA
- a CDS encoding IS110 family transposase, which yields MTNLPINAIAESIHRLFAGVDVGADELVLVIRKNGKSFDPQKYANTRSDRARLVNKLIKLPGIKVCLEATGIYHFDLAIALHDAGIPVMVVNPKASHNFAKVLMRNSKTDAVDANTLAEYVERMDFVAWTRPSNQTLALRGFARRIDALTGQKAAAKNHLHALSATQETPKALLRDAKLAISQLEKRIDTLAAEAMTLINQHPELKRVFELLTGIKGIAQTSAIALMGELLLLPPNLSHREWVKFAGLDPKAFESGKSVHKKMRLSKAGNRHIRSALYMPALSAKQHDPHVSAYFQHLVDNGKKPLQAVCAVMRKLLHAIHGMLKHDQPFDNTRFYVIPTPIIAE from the coding sequence ATGACGAACCTCCCAATCAATGCCATCGCTGAATCTATCCACCGCCTGTTTGCCGGCGTGGATGTCGGAGCCGATGAATTGGTGCTGGTGATCCGCAAGAACGGCAAGTCGTTCGATCCACAAAAATATGCCAATACCCGCTCTGACCGTGCCCGCTTGGTCAACAAGCTGATCAAGCTGCCGGGCATCAAAGTCTGCCTGGAAGCCACCGGCATTTACCATTTCGACCTGGCAATTGCGTTGCATGACGCCGGTATTCCCGTGATGGTCGTCAATCCCAAGGCCTCGCATAACTTCGCCAAGGTGTTGATGAGAAACAGCAAAACCGATGCCGTTGATGCCAATACCCTGGCCGAATACGTCGAGCGCATGGACTTTGTCGCCTGGACCCGGCCATCGAATCAGACCCTGGCTTTGCGCGGGTTTGCCCGCCGCATTGATGCGCTGACCGGTCAGAAAGCTGCCGCGAAAAACCATCTGCATGCACTGAGTGCGACTCAGGAAACTCCAAAGGCGTTGCTGCGCGATGCCAAGCTGGCGATCAGTCAATTGGAAAAACGCATCGATACCTTGGCCGCCGAAGCGATGACCTTGATCAACCAGCACCCGGAACTCAAGCGTGTTTTTGAGTTGCTGACCGGCATCAAAGGCATTGCCCAAACCAGCGCCATTGCTTTGATGGGCGAACTGCTGTTATTGCCACCCAACCTGTCGCATCGCGAATGGGTCAAGTTTGCCGGGCTCGATCCCAAAGCCTTTGAATCCGGCAAAAGCGTACATAAGAAAATGCGGCTGTCCAAGGCGGGTAACCGGCATATTCGCTCGGCATTGTATATGCCGGCCTTGAGCGCCAAACAGCATGATCCCCATGTCAGCGCTTATTTCCAGCACTTGGTCGACAACGGCAAGAAACCTTTACAGGCCGTCTGCGCAGTGATGCGTAAATTACTGCATGCGATCCATGGCATGCTAAAGCACGACCAGCCGTTCGATAACACACGGTTTTATGTCATTCCGACACCCATCATCGCTGAGTGA
- the ppsA gene encoding phosphoenolpyruvate synthase produces the protein MSESYHYIRWFNELTINDIPLVGGKNASLGEMYRELAGEGVIVPNGFAITAEAYRYMLDQAGAWPRLHELLDQVDAEDVNDLAYRAQQARDLVYAAPLPADLQAEIHRAFARLQQQYGNDLSVAVRSSATAEDLPTASFAGQQDTYLNIRGGQALMDACKRCFASLFTDRAIHYRLDQGFDHFKIALSIGVMKMVRSDLAASGVMFSLDTESGFKDAVFITGAYGLGENVVQGAVDPDEFYVHKPTFAQGYRAVLRRTLGAKKIKMIYSDGRTREPIRNVATANEERRLFCISDAEVLQLADYAIKIERHYGRPMDMEWAKDGLDGQLYIVQARPETVASQRSGNVLEQYLVKQGGEVLVRGHAVGSKIAVGAARVIDNVSKLSTFKPGEVLVADMTTPDWEPVMKTAAAIVTNRGGRTCHAAIIARELGVPAVIGCENATATIVSGSDVTVSCAEGDAGKVYRGRVDFEVIRTDLSQMQRPKTKIMLNLGNPELAFKHSFLPNDGVGLARMEFIITEYIKAHPLALIHPERVEDADELERLELLTEGYAKPEDFFIQRLAEGVGTLGAAFYPKPVVVRMSDFKTNEYATLLGGRWFEREEANPMIGFRGASRYVHPAYAEGFALECAAMKRVREQMGLTNVVLMIPFCRRIGEAEKVLEAMARHGLKRGDNGLEIYVMCEIPNNVILIDEFSRLFDGFSIGSNDLTQLTLGVDRDSEIVANDFDERDPGVKTMIRMAVEGARRNGRHSGLCGQAPSDYPEMAEYLVEIGIDSMSLNPDTVLQTTRRVLELERRLGR, from the coding sequence ATGTCGGAATCCTACCATTACATACGTTGGTTTAACGAACTGACCATCAACGATATTCCGTTGGTCGGCGGTAAGAATGCCTCATTGGGCGAAATGTACCGGGAACTGGCCGGGGAGGGCGTGATAGTTCCGAACGGCTTCGCGATCACCGCCGAAGCTTACCGTTACATGTTGGATCAGGCCGGAGCTTGGCCACGTTTGCACGAACTGCTGGATCAAGTCGATGCCGAGGATGTCAACGATTTGGCCTATCGAGCCCAGCAGGCCCGCGATCTGGTTTACGCCGCGCCGCTGCCGGCCGATTTGCAGGCCGAAATCCACCGCGCCTTTGCTCGGCTTCAGCAGCAATACGGTAATGATCTGAGCGTCGCGGTGCGCAGCTCGGCGACCGCCGAAGACCTGCCGACCGCCAGCTTTGCCGGCCAGCAGGATACTTATCTGAACATCCGTGGCGGCCAAGCCTTGATGGATGCCTGCAAACGCTGCTTTGCCAGTCTGTTCACCGACCGCGCGATACATTACCGTCTCGACCAGGGCTTCGATCATTTCAAGATCGCCTTGTCGATCGGCGTGATGAAAATGGTCCGTTCCGATCTGGCCGCCAGCGGCGTGATGTTTTCGTTGGATACCGAGTCCGGTTTCAAGGATGCGGTATTCATTACCGGCGCATACGGCCTAGGTGAAAATGTGGTGCAAGGTGCGGTCGATCCCGACGAGTTTTACGTGCATAAACCGACTTTCGCCCAAGGCTACCGTGCGGTATTGCGGCGAACGTTGGGCGCGAAAAAAATCAAGATGATCTACAGCGACGGCCGTACCCGCGAGCCTATCCGTAATGTCGCCACCGCCAACGAAGAACGCCGCCTTTTTTGCATAAGCGATGCCGAGGTGCTGCAACTGGCCGATTATGCGATCAAGATCGAGCGCCATTACGGCCGGCCGATGGATATGGAATGGGCCAAGGACGGATTGGACGGGCAACTCTACATCGTCCAAGCCCGGCCGGAGACCGTGGCTTCGCAGCGCAGCGGCAATGTGCTGGAGCAATATCTGGTCAAGCAGGGCGGCGAGGTTCTGGTCAGGGGGCACGCGGTCGGCAGCAAGATTGCGGTCGGCGCGGCCCGGGTGATCGACAATGTTTCCAAATTGTCGACCTTCAAACCCGGCGAGGTTTTGGTGGCGGATATGACCACGCCGGACTGGGAGCCAGTGATGAAGACCGCCGCCGCCATCGTCACCAACCGCGGCGGCCGTACCTGTCACGCCGCAATCATCGCCCGCGAGTTGGGGGTGCCGGCGGTGATTGGTTGCGAAAACGCCACGGCGACTATCGTCAGCGGCAGTGACGTGACGGTCAGTTGCGCCGAGGGCGATGCCGGCAAGGTCTATCGCGGCCGGGTTGATTTCGAGGTCATTCGTACCGATTTATCGCAAATGCAGCGGCCGAAAACCAAGATCATGCTGAATCTGGGCAATCCGGAGCTGGCCTTCAAGCATAGCTTCCTGCCCAATGATGGTGTCGGGCTGGCGCGGATGGAATTCATCATCACCGAATACATCAAGGCTCATCCGCTGGCGTTGATCCATCCGGAGCGGGTCGAGGATGCCGATGAATTGGAGCGGCTCGAACTTTTGACCGAGGGTTATGCCAAGCCCGAGGACTTTTTCATCCAACGCCTGGCGGAAGGCGTCGGCACCCTCGGCGCGGCGTTTTATCCCAAGCCGGTGGTGGTCAGGATGTCCGACTTCAAAACCAACGAATATGCCACCTTGCTGGGCGGACGCTGGTTTGAGCGCGAAGAGGCCAATCCGATGATCGGCTTTCGCGGCGCCTCGCGTTACGTGCATCCGGCCTATGCCGAAGGCTTTGCGCTGGAATGCGCGGCGATGAAGCGGGTGCGCGAGCAGATGGGGTTGACCAACGTGGTGTTGATGATCCCGTTTTGCCGGCGCATCGGCGAGGCGGAGAAAGTGCTGGAGGCGATGGCACGGCATGGATTGAAGCGCGGCGACAACGGACTGGAAATCTATGTGATGTGCGAAATACCCAATAACGTGATTCTGATCGACGAATTCAGCCGGCTGTTTGACGGTTTTTCGATCGGCTCCAATGACTTGACCCAATTAACGCTGGGCGTGGATCGCGATTCGGAAATTGTCGCCAACGACTTCGACGAACGCGATCCCGGCGTCAAGACCATGATTCGAATGGCTGTGGAAGGCGCTCGACGCAACGGCAGGCATTCGGGGCTATGCGGCCAGGCGCCGTCGGATTATCCGGAAATGGCCGAATATCTGGTCGAGATCGGCATAGACTCGATGAGTTTAAATCCCGACACCGTGCTGCAGACCACCCGGCGGGTGCTGGAGTTGGAACGGCGTTTGGGGCGTTAA
- a CDS encoding PAS domain S-box protein, with protein MTSSNFPVVFIMALSVMVQFTAAVMAIRLIGITGRRTAWSLIAAALVLMTLRRLMPLYRLMTGDTSFPPDPSNEAIGLALSVAMAIGISRIAPLFHERRQSEESLGRLNRELLAIGNCHQILMRAKDEQALLNGICRIICDEAGYRMAWVGYVEHDPDKTVRPVAWGGVEQGYLATVNITWADSERGRGPTGTVARSGKTACIQDFTSDPKAAPWRENAQRRGYRSSIALALKDENANIFGVITIYSTLAHAFTPAEIRLLEELADDLALGVSVLRTRAERKQAEAIRTQLAAIVEFSNDAIIGKTPDGIITHWNKSAERIYEYAADEIIGKSITVLAPASRHTEIHQLLRKIRQGETVVNHESERIRKDGSLIHVALTLSPIKDATGNITGISTIARDITEHKLAEAQLRHSEHGLAEAQRIAHLGNWELDREHNQLAWSDELYRIFEIAPEQSADSYEAFLDRIHPDDKDRVVKAYTESVENKIPFEIVHRLLMTDGRVKYVNEKCETYYDETGTPVRSTGTVHDITDRYKAELELAELSQQHRLILDSAGEGIYGLDIEGRCTFVNPAALQLLGFSADELIGRPSHAMFHHHKADGGTYPPEDCPVQAAYQQGVVYRGSDLYWRKNDGGFPVEFVSTPILTAGKPTGAVVMFNDITERQHSEEELRRYKDHLEEQVQQRTADLVLARNAAEAANQAKSVFLANMSHELRTPLNAILGFSNMLRKDPQLPEKPRQSLDIINRSGEHLLTLINDVLEMSKIEAGRVQLENAPFDLGGMVRDITDMMRIRAQEKGLQLLIDQDSRFPRYIAGDEARLRQVLINLVGNAVKFTLQGGVTLRLGTKQNAISHLLIEVEDSGPGISPENQQRIFEPFVQLGEQGDNKGTGLGLSITHQFVHLMGGNISLQSTLGKGSLFRVDLPLNEVMESDIAEPTPQEKGEVLSLAPGQPAYRILIVEDQRDNQLLLTRLMESVGFQAKLAENGEEGVRLFQSWHPHLIWMDHRMPVMDGLEATRRIRALPDGKAVKIVAVTASVFLEQRAEIIDAGMDDFVRKPYRSHEIYQCLAEQLGVSYLYAPVPKPELPATILTPEMLSVLPERLRAELASALESLEIHRIALAMQQIASYDPILQKTLTRLADNFDYPAILTALRELTKTL; from the coding sequence ATGACGAGCTCGAACTTTCCGGTTGTCTTTATCATGGCGCTGTCGGTGATGGTCCAGTTTACAGCCGCCGTGATGGCAATCCGCTTGATCGGCATTACCGGCAGACGCACGGCCTGGAGCCTGATCGCCGCCGCGCTGGTGTTGATGACCTTGCGCCGCCTGATGCCGCTCTACCGCCTAATGACAGGCGATACCTCTTTTCCGCCGGATCCGAGCAATGAAGCCATCGGCCTTGCCCTGTCGGTCGCAATGGCCATCGGTATCTCGCGGATAGCACCGCTGTTCCATGAACGTAGACAAAGCGAAGAATCGCTAGGCCGGCTAAATCGCGAACTACTCGCGATCGGCAATTGCCACCAGATTTTGATGCGGGCCAAGGATGAGCAAGCTTTGTTAAACGGCATCTGCCGCATCATTTGCGACGAGGCCGGCTATCGGATGGCCTGGGTAGGCTATGTCGAACACGACCCGGACAAAACCGTTCGTCCCGTCGCCTGGGGCGGAGTCGAACAAGGCTATCTGGCTACCGTCAACATTACCTGGGCCGACAGCGAACGCGGACGCGGCCCTACCGGCACCGTCGCCCGTAGCGGGAAAACCGCCTGCATCCAGGATTTCACCAGCGACCCCAAGGCGGCCCCCTGGCGCGAAAATGCCCAGCGACGCGGCTACCGATCCAGCATCGCGCTGGCCCTGAAAGATGAAAACGCCAATATCTTTGGCGTAATCACCATCTATTCCACATTAGCCCATGCCTTCACGCCGGCCGAAATACGGCTACTGGAAGAACTGGCCGACGATTTGGCATTGGGCGTCAGTGTGCTGCGCACCCGCGCCGAACGCAAACAGGCGGAAGCAATACGCACCCAATTGGCGGCTATTGTGGAATTTTCAAACGATGCGATCATCGGCAAAACCCCGGACGGCATCATCACCCACTGGAACAAAAGTGCCGAGAGAATTTACGAGTATGCGGCCGACGAAATCATCGGCAAGTCTATTACGGTGCTGGCGCCAGCCTCGCGCCATACCGAGATTCACCAACTTTTACGAAAAATCCGACAAGGCGAGACCGTCGTCAATCATGAGTCCGAGAGAATCCGTAAGGACGGCTCGCTGATCCATGTCGCGCTGACCCTATCGCCAATCAAGGATGCCACGGGAAACATCACCGGGATTTCCACCATCGCGCGGGACATCACCGAGCACAAACTGGCCGAGGCGCAACTCAGACACAGCGAGCATGGCCTGGCCGAAGCCCAGCGCATTGCCCATCTGGGCAATTGGGAGCTTGACCGGGAGCATAACCAGCTGGCTTGGTCGGACGAGCTATACCGCATTTTCGAAATCGCCCCGGAACAATCCGCCGACTCCTATGAGGCCTTCCTGGACAGGATACATCCCGACGATAAGGATAGGGTAGTCAAGGCCTATACCGAATCGGTCGAGAACAAAATACCGTTTGAAATCGTGCATCGCCTGTTGATGACGGACGGACGGGTGAAATACGTCAACGAAAAATGCGAGACTTATTATGACGAAACCGGCACGCCGGTGCGCTCCACCGGCACGGTGCACGACATCACCGATCGTTATAAGGCGGAGCTGGAATTGGCGGAACTAAGCCAGCAACACCGGCTAATCCTGGATTCCGCCGGGGAAGGCATTTACGGATTGGATATCGAGGGCCGATGCACCTTCGTCAATCCCGCCGCCTTGCAATTGCTGGGTTTCAGCGCCGATGAGCTGATCGGTCGGCCCAGCCATGCCATGTTTCATCACCACAAGGCGGATGGCGGGACTTACCCGCCGGAGGATTGTCCGGTACAGGCAGCCTACCAGCAAGGCGTGGTTTATCGCGGCAGCGACCTTTACTGGCGGAAGAATGACGGCGGCTTTCCGGTGGAATTCGTCAGCACGCCGATTTTGACGGCGGGTAAACCCACCGGGGCGGTGGTGATGTTCAACGACATAACCGAGCGCCAGCACTCGGAAGAAGAACTAAGGCGGTACAAGGATCATCTCGAGGAACAGGTACAACAACGTACCGCCGATCTGGTATTGGCCCGCAATGCAGCGGAAGCCGCGAACCAGGCCAAGAGTGTGTTTCTGGCCAACATGAGCCATGAACTGCGTACACCGCTGAACGCTATTCTGGGTTTTTCCAACATGCTGCGCAAGGATCCGCAGTTGCCGGAGAAGCCGAGGCAAAGTCTCGACATCATCAATCGTAGCGGCGAACACCTGCTGACCCTGATCAACGACGTCTTGGAAATGAGCAAGATCGAGGCCGGACGGGTGCAACTGGAAAACGCGCCGTTCGACTTGGGCGGCATGGTCCGGGATATTACCGATATGATGCGGATCCGCGCGCAGGAAAAGGGCTTGCAACTGCTGATAGACCAAGATTCGCGGTTTCCACGTTATATCGCCGGAGACGAGGCTCGCCTACGCCAGGTGTTGATCAATCTGGTCGGCAACGCGGTTAAATTCACCCTTCAAGGTGGGGTTACCTTGCGGTTGGGTACCAAACAAAATGCCATCTCTCATCTGCTGATCGAGGTCGAGGACTCCGGCCCTGGCATCAGCCCGGAAAATCAACAACGCATTTTCGAACCCTTCGTGCAACTGGGCGAACAAGGAGATAACAAGGGCACGGGGCTGGGACTGAGCATCACCCACCAATTCGTACATCTGATGGGGGGAAACATCAGCCTGCAAAGCACGCTGGGCAAGGGCTCGCTATTTAGAGTCGATTTGCCCCTGAACGAGGTTATGGAATCCGACATTGCCGAACCGACACCACAAGAAAAAGGCGAGGTGCTAAGCTTGGCGCCCGGACAGCCCGCATACCGGATCTTGATCGTCGAGGATCAGCGCGACAACCAGCTACTGCTAACCCGCTTGATGGAATCCGTCGGTTTTCAAGCCAAGCTGGCTGAGAACGGCGAGGAAGGCGTTCGGCTGTTCCAAAGCTGGCATCCGCATCTGATCTGGATGGACCACCGCATGCCGGTGATGGACGGATTGGAAGCTACACGGCGCATACGTGCATTGCCGGACGGCAAGGCGGTAAAAATTGTCGCGGTGACGGCCTCGGTCTTTCTCGAGCAGCGCGCCGAAATAATCGATGCCGGCATGGACGACTTCGTGCGCAAACCCTACCGTTCCCATGAAATCTACCAATGCTTGGCGGAGCAGTTGGGTGTAAGCTATCTTTACGCGCCAGTTCCTAAACCGGAATTGCCGGCCACGATATTGACGCCGGAGATGTTATCCGTGCTGCCCGAGAGATTGCGCGCCGAGCTGGCGAGTGCGCTGGAAAGCCTGGAAATCCATCGCATCGCGCTGGCGATGCAACAGATAGCATCGTATGATCCTATATTACAGAAGACTCTGACCCGCCTCGCCGATAACTTCGACTACCCCGCCATCCTAACCGCTCTACGAGAACTGACAAAAACCCTATGA